The following proteins come from a genomic window of Triticum aestivum cultivar Chinese Spring chromosome 6A, IWGSC CS RefSeq v2.1, whole genome shotgun sequence:
- the LOC123130615 gene encoding uncharacterized protein: protein MEKLKESFNQERVVWETEKAGLTKRAVDAEDALKPVAEELASLKRQINAMTSAIFGTRITHLGADMRMKLKAAYTLVEQLYSRSQRAISTAAYNKPVPTWIKETLEKLGMLPARIAELKRAAARAGALTALIRAKAWIPDLEAEDIIKGYPDVKEDSSNFDNDDLRRLTKQMRPAASKLAEDTDLSHFQPFYDAEGKRQPAEIHEVEELVPPIRKHTYAPDINPSNLIHEEAVFRALTGINWSTADFQQLGRDEEVRALTDPQPSNRHEEES, encoded by the exons atggaaaaattgaaagaatccttcaatcaAGAGCGTGTTGTATGGGAAACCGAAAAAGCCGGTTTGACCAAAAGAGCCGTAGATGCCGAGGACGCCCTGAAACCGGTGGCTGAAGAACTAGCCAgtttgaagcgccaaatcaacgctatgacctctgctatctttg gaactcggatcactcatcttggtgcagatatgcggatgaagctcaaagcggcatacacattggttgagcagctatactctAGATCTCAGCGAGCCATTAGTACAGCAGCCTATAACAAACCGGTGCCAACGTGGATTaaggaaacccttgagaagctgggcatgttaccggcgcgtattgccgagttgaagagagccgctgcaagagccggagcattaactgcccttattcgagccaaggcctggattccagatcttgaagcggaggatatcattaaagggtaTCCAGACGTTAAAGAAGACAgttcaaactttgacaatgatgatcttcggcggttgaccaaacagatgcggccagcggccagcaAATTAGCTGAAGACActgatttgtcccattttcaaccattttatgatgcagaagggaaaagacagccggccgagatccatgaagtcgaagaacttgtgcctccgattcgtaagcacacttatgcccctgatattaacccttctaatcttatccatgaagaagcagtATTCCGAGCCTTAACCGGAATCAATTGGTCAACGGCTGATTTCCAGcagctggggagggatgaagaagtgcgtgCACTAACTGATCCGCAACCGTCAAACCGTCATGAGGAAGAGTCTTGA